One window from the genome of Diceros bicornis minor isolate mBicDic1 chromosome 1, mDicBic1.mat.cur, whole genome shotgun sequence encodes:
- the NPM1 gene encoding nucleophosmin isoform X1, with protein MEDSMDMDMSPLRPQNYLFGCELKADKDYHFKVDNDENEHQLSLRTVSLGAGAKDELHIVEAEAMNYEGSPIKVTLATLKMSVQPTVSLGGFEITPPVVLRLKCGSGPVHISGQHLVAVEEDAESEDEEEEDVKLLSISGKRSAPGSGSKVPQKKVKLAADEDDDDEDDDEDDDEDDDDDDFDEEEAEEKAPVKKSIRDTPAKNAQKSNQNGKDSKPSTPRSKGQESFKKQEKTPKTPKGPSSVEDIKAKMQASIEKGGSLPKVEAKFINYVKNCFRMTDQEAIQDLWQWRKSL; from the exons ATGGAAGATTCGATGGACATGGACATGAGCCCCCTGAGGCCCCAGAACTATCTTTTCG GTTGTGAACTAAAGGCTGACAAAGATTATCACTTTAAGGTGGATAATGATGAAAATGAGCACCAGTTATCTTTAAGAACG GTCAGTTTAGGGGCTGGTGCAAAGGATGAATTGCACATCGTTGAAGCAGAGGCAATGAATTATGAAGGCAGTCCAATTAAAGTAACACTGGCAACTTTGAAAATGTCTGTACAGCCGACG GTTTCCCTTGGGGGCTTTGAAATAACACCACCTGTGGTCTTACGATTGAAGTGTGGTTCAGGGCCTGTGCATATTAGTGGACAGCACTTAGTAG CTGTGGAGGAAGATGCAGAGTCAGaagatgaagaggaggaggatgtgaaACTCCTTAGTATATCTGGAAAGCGTTCTGCCCCTGGGAGTGGTAGCAAGGTTCCACAG aaaaaagtaaaacttgctgccgatgaagatgatgatgacgaAGATGATGACGAAGATGATGATGAAGA tgatgatgatgatgattttgatGAGGaggaagctgaagaaaaagctcCAGTAAAGAAA TCTATACGAGATACTCCAGCCAAAAATGCACAAAAATCGAACCAGAATGGAAAAGACTCCAAACCATCAACACCAAGATCAAAA ggtCAAGAATCcttcaaaaaacaggaaaaaactcCTAAAACACCAAAAGGACCTAGTTCTGTAGAAGACATTAAAGCAAAAATGCAAGCAAGTATAGAAAAA GGTGGTTCTCTTCCCAAAGTGGAGGCCAAGTTCATCAATTATGTGAAGAATTGCTTCCGGATGACTGACCAGGAG gctaTTCAAGATCTCTGGCAGTGGAGGAAGtctctttaa
- the NPM1 gene encoding nucleophosmin isoform X2 gives MEDSMDMDMSPLRPQNYLFGCELKADKDYHFKVDNDENEHQLSLRTVSLGAGAKDELHIVEAEAMNYEGSPIKVTLATLKMSVQPTVSLGGFEITPPVVLRLKCGSGPVHISGQHLVAVEEDAESEDEEEEDVKLLSISGKRSAPGSGSKVPQKKVKLAADEDDDDDDFDEEEAEEKAPVKKSIRDTPAKNAQKSNQNGKDSKPSTPRSKGQESFKKQEKTPKTPKGPSSVEDIKAKMQASIEKGGSLPKVEAKFINYVKNCFRMTDQEAIQDLWQWRKSL, from the exons ATGGAAGATTCGATGGACATGGACATGAGCCCCCTGAGGCCCCAGAACTATCTTTTCG GTTGTGAACTAAAGGCTGACAAAGATTATCACTTTAAGGTGGATAATGATGAAAATGAGCACCAGTTATCTTTAAGAACG GTCAGTTTAGGGGCTGGTGCAAAGGATGAATTGCACATCGTTGAAGCAGAGGCAATGAATTATGAAGGCAGTCCAATTAAAGTAACACTGGCAACTTTGAAAATGTCTGTACAGCCGACG GTTTCCCTTGGGGGCTTTGAAATAACACCACCTGTGGTCTTACGATTGAAGTGTGGTTCAGGGCCTGTGCATATTAGTGGACAGCACTTAGTAG CTGTGGAGGAAGATGCAGAGTCAGaagatgaagaggaggaggatgtgaaACTCCTTAGTATATCTGGAAAGCGTTCTGCCCCTGGGAGTGGTAGCAAGGTTCCACAG aaaaaagtaaaacttgctgccgatgaaga tgatgatgatgatgattttgatGAGGaggaagctgaagaaaaagctcCAGTAAAGAAA TCTATACGAGATACTCCAGCCAAAAATGCACAAAAATCGAACCAGAATGGAAAAGACTCCAAACCATCAACACCAAGATCAAAA ggtCAAGAATCcttcaaaaaacaggaaaaaactcCTAAAACACCAAAAGGACCTAGTTCTGTAGAAGACATTAAAGCAAAAATGCAAGCAAGTATAGAAAAA GGTGGTTCTCTTCCCAAAGTGGAGGCCAAGTTCATCAATTATGTGAAGAATTGCTTCCGGATGACTGACCAGGAG gctaTTCAAGATCTCTGGCAGTGGAGGAAGtctctttaa
- the NPM1 gene encoding nucleophosmin isoform X3, which yields MEDSMDMDMSPLRPQNYLFGCELKADKDYHFKVDNDENEHQLSLRTVSLGAGAKDELHIVEAEAMNYEGSPIKVTLATLKMSVQPTVSLGGFEITPPVVLRLKCGSGPVHISGQHLVAVEEDAESEDEEEEDVKLLSISGKRSAPGSGSKVPQKKVKLAADEDDDDEDDDEDDDEDDDDDDFDEEEAEEKAPVKKSIRDTPAKNAQKSNQNGKDSKPSTPRSKGQESFKKQEKTPKTPKGPSSVEDIKAKMQASIEKAH from the exons ATGGAAGATTCGATGGACATGGACATGAGCCCCCTGAGGCCCCAGAACTATCTTTTCG GTTGTGAACTAAAGGCTGACAAAGATTATCACTTTAAGGTGGATAATGATGAAAATGAGCACCAGTTATCTTTAAGAACG GTCAGTTTAGGGGCTGGTGCAAAGGATGAATTGCACATCGTTGAAGCAGAGGCAATGAATTATGAAGGCAGTCCAATTAAAGTAACACTGGCAACTTTGAAAATGTCTGTACAGCCGACG GTTTCCCTTGGGGGCTTTGAAATAACACCACCTGTGGTCTTACGATTGAAGTGTGGTTCAGGGCCTGTGCATATTAGTGGACAGCACTTAGTAG CTGTGGAGGAAGATGCAGAGTCAGaagatgaagaggaggaggatgtgaaACTCCTTAGTATATCTGGAAAGCGTTCTGCCCCTGGGAGTGGTAGCAAGGTTCCACAG aaaaaagtaaaacttgctgccgatgaagatgatgatgacgaAGATGATGACGAAGATGATGATGAAGA tgatgatgatgatgattttgatGAGGaggaagctgaagaaaaagctcCAGTAAAGAAA TCTATACGAGATACTCCAGCCAAAAATGCACAAAAATCGAACCAGAATGGAAAAGACTCCAAACCATCAACACCAAGATCAAAA ggtCAAGAATCcttcaaaaaacaggaaaaaactcCTAAAACACCAAAAGGACCTAGTTCTGTAGAAGACATTAAAGCAAAAATGCAAGCAAGTATAGAAAAA GCGCATTGA